A window of Paraburkholderia sp. ZP32-5 genomic DNA:
GCTATGGTCCGCCGTCTCACTCGATGCGGGCGCCCACTTTTCCTTGTCCAACCCCGCGGTAAAGCGTCCCTGCTGCGACGTCCTGATTTCGATAGCTGTGATGCGACTCAAGTCGCCCACCTGCTTCGCAACGTCAATGCCGGCGATGATCGCCGTTTGCGTCAGAACCTGCGCGGGATAGAACTTCACGGCGCAGTCGCGGATCTTGAAGCGTTGGGTCTTGTTGCCGAAGGCGGACGTATCCACCGTGAACGGGCCCGTCACCTGTTTGAATAGCCCAGCCTCGCCCTCGAATATCGGCGATGGTCCAGTGATGCCGCCGCGCGCTAGTTCGGCCGCGAACACGCCGTTTCGGGTCGCGTCCGCATCGGCGAGCCCTTTCCAGTTCGACATCGTTTGCACTCGCGTCTGGTTCAGCGCGATATGACCGTTGATGGCGATATTCACGGCCTGCGTCAATTGCGCGGGCGTCAGCTTCATCAGCTTGCCGCTCGCGAGAGCGGCGGCCGGCAAGCTGTAGATCGGGTGGTCCCAACCGCGCGAACTCGCGGATGCACCGTCCATTAAGCGGCAATCGATCTCATAGGCGATCGCGATCGCCAGAATCACATCGCGGCCATGCGCCTTCTGCGCTTCGCCTTGCGCGAGACATGCCGTCGCGTTGTCGCTCGGGTGTCCGATCTCTTTGCCCGCATAGACATCGTTGAGATCGTAATAGCGAATCGCGGCGCCGTTAGCGAATGCGGCCAATGCGGGCGAGGTTCGCGCCGACGTCCCCATTACGGTGGATGTCCCGTTACCGCCGGAATCAGCCAGCGCGACCTCGCGCGCAATTTCTACCGGGCGCTGTTTCAGCGCCGCCACGCCGCAGCCTAATGCGTCGGCGAGATGTGTTTTGACTGCTTCGATGGTTGCCGGATCGAGATCGTCATACGTCAGCGAGTACGTGTAGTCGGCCAGACGCTCGGCAATGTTCTTCGTTTCTTCCGCTCGCAGCGCGGTCATTGGAAACCCCAGCCCGCTTGCGGCCAGAGTGGAAAGCATCGATACGAAACTCCTACGATTCATCGGTTGTCTCCGCCGTTCTTGTAGTTGAATTCACTGTTGAACGATGGTATCGACAACCTCTTCGCGGAAAAACAATCGTAACCTTGCTTCAATACATAGATCTTCTATCTTCCGGGCGGGTCAATACGTGCCTTATTACACGTTACATAACAAAGCGCTTACGTCTCTCCACTTACGTTTCCTCGCTTACGTTTCATTCCGCAATGCCTCATGCGCGGCCTTGATCAAACCAGCAATCAAGCGCATATGAGCGGAACTGCGTGGCCAGATCATGCCGAAACGCCGCTGTTCCACTTCGTCCGGCAGCGCGATCGAAGTGACCTTCAGGCGCTTCGTCAGCGGCGACGAAGTATCCGGAATGATCGACACGCCCAGCCGCCGCTCGACCATCATTGCAATCGCAACGAGAGAACTCAATTGGAATCGCTCGCGAGGCACGATGCCATGCTTGCGCAGATACAGGTTCGCCTGCTTCTCTCCACCAAGGGCGCTGCGGTAGCGAATCAACGGTTCGTTACGCAACAACTCATGCGGATCCCGCTCTCGCCAGGCAGTGGGGGCGAGTACCATCAAAGGCTCTTCGCGCAGTTGCTCCCATTCGAAATCCTTGGTCAGATCGAAAGAAGGATGCAGACAGACGGCCAGATCCAGTTCACCGCTTTCCACTGCCCGAAACAGGCGCACCGACGTATCGAAGTGAATCGACACATTGACGTTCGGGTATTGCACGGAGAACGACGCCATCATGTCCGGAATGATGCTGTGCAATGCGGTATTGATCGCGCCAACGCGAATTTCTCCCGCGGTTTGCTCCTGATTGACGTGAAGTTTCAAACCATCGATTTCCTGAAGGAGCGGCCGGCACCGCTCGATCAGCCGATAACCCGCTTCGGTAGGCCGCACCGTGCGTCCCGCTCGCGCGAGCAACCGGGTGCCGAGTTCCTTTTCGAGCGCGTGGATCTGCTGGGCCACGCCAGCCGGCGTGAGATCCAGACGGCGAGCGGCTTCGGCTATCGAACCGGTGTCGACCACCAGAAGGAAATGAGAGAGAAATTTGCTTTCCATAGCCCCATAGAAACTATCGATTGAATCTAGATTTTGTCAGTTTATTTTTCGATTCGATAGTCCCAGACTGGCTGCATGAAAAGCAAACTCTTCGTTCCCGGGTCACGGCCCGAACTCTTTCCAAAGGCACTGGCGAGCCAGGCCGACGGACTTTCTTTCGACCTCGAAGACGCCGTTGCCCGGGACGCCAAACCTCGGGCACGTGCGCACTTGCAGGAGCTTCTGCAAAGCGGCGCGACTCGTGAGTCAGGGAAAACCATCGTCGTGCGTGTCAATGCTTTCGATACGCCCTACTTCATCGACGACGTGCGCGCGGTGGTGCGAAATGGCGTGGACATGATCAATCTTCCCAAGCCGGATAGCCCCGAGCAGATACGCCAGGTACTCGCCGAGATCACATCAGCCGAAGCAAGCAATCGGGTCGATCGCCCCATCAAACTGCTGCTCAATATCGAAACGCCGAGGGCGTTACGTATCGCTTACGAGCTGGCCAGCGCGGATCTTCGGGTCGCGGGCTTGCAACTGGGCATGGTCGATCTGTTCGAACCGAACGACATCGATCGAAGCAATAAGTCGATCGTGCAGCACGTAATGCTCGCGGTGAAGATGGCGGCCTCCGAAGCAGGCATATTCGCCTACGACTCGTCTTTCGCCGACATTCAGGATCCCGAGGGCTTTCGAGCCGAGGCAGCGTTTTCGCATGGCCTCGGCTACCTGGGCAAGAGTTGCATCCATCCGAGTCAGATTGCGCTTGCCAATGCAACATTCCGCCCGACCGACGCGCAGATTGCTCACGCGTTAAAAGTGGTCGAGGCCGCGGCGGTTGCGGAACGAAATGGCGTCGGCGCTTATAAGGTAGACGGCAAGATGGTCGATGTGCCCATCGTGATTCGCGCGCGCGCGATCGTCGCGGCCGCAAGTGCAAGCGGATTGCTGAACAACGATACGGTCGACGAGGAAGTCACCAAATGAGCGGCCGCCAGCCTGAATCGGCCACGCTGCCCTGGCAGCGCAAAGGCCCCGAAGGTCCGCTCTCCGGGATTCGCGTGCTGGATCTGAGCGCGTATATCGCGGCGCCTTATGCATGCACGTTACTGGGTGATCAAGGCGCGGAGGTCATCAAGATCGAGCCGCCCAAAGGGGACAACCTGCGGCACTATCCGTCCACGCTGGAGTCCGAAAGCCGGGCTTTTATGGGCATCAATCGCAGCAAGGTCAGCATCGTCCTCGATCTGAAACAGCCGGCGGACCTTGCAACGCTGTTGAACATCGTGCGAACCGCCGATGTACTCGTCCATAACTTCCGTCCTAGCGTAGCGCCGCGTCTTGGCATCGGCTACGACGCCTTAGCCGAGTTGAATCCTCGTCTGATCTACTGCGCTATCTCGGGTTATGGCGAACAGGGTCCGCTCGCGGAAAAGGCCGGGTACGACCAGGTTCTGCAGACGATGACCGGTATGTGCCACTTCCAGGGCAAGTCGGGCGAGAAGCCGCAGATCATCTATGGCTCCGTCGTCGACTATTACGCCGCCGCGCTGCTGGCCGGCGGGGTCGCTTCGGCTCTCTATGAAAGAGAGCGCAGCGGTCGCGGTCAATACGTGGGTGTTTCTCTGCTACGCGCTGCCCTTACGATGCAATCGGCCCGTATGGTGTGGGTTGACGGCGAATCGCGTGACGTCGGTCGAGAGATGCGCTCGGGCGGCATAACCGGCATTCATCCGACCGGCAACGGCTATCTATACATCTCCGCGAACACGCCGCATTTCTGGACCTCGTTGTGCAACAAGGTCGGTTTGCCCGAATTGGCGGAGAACGAACGATATAACACGGTGCGCAAACGGGCATCGCATGAAAAAGAACTCGTTGCGCTGCTACGTGAAGCGCTAAAGGCGCGCTCGGCCGCGGAGTGGGAAGTATTGTTCGGCGAAGAAGTGCCCTGCTCCCGCGCGGCGACGCTGGAAGACATGTTCGATTCGCCACAGGTTCAGGCGGAGAACATGATCGCTGACTTTGAGCATTCGGTCGCCGGTCGTTATCGAGGATTCGCGCGAGCCATCAAGTTCGGTCGCACGCCCGGCCCACAGCCATTTTCCGCGCCGACGCTGGGCGAGCACTCAGAAACGGTTCGCGCCAACTTTACCGACGAAGTAGCCGCTGTCGAGCATCCCGGCAACACATAACGATGCTCCAGGTGGCATGCGGCTTTTCCACTGAGGAACTCCCGATGAGCAACGCAGCACCGCGGCCGCACGGCGTCTATTCGCCGGTGGTGACGCCGTTCCATGCGAATCTGCAACCCGATTACGAGCGCTATGTACGCCACTGCCGCTGGCTGGTCGCGCAGGATGTCGGGCTCGCGGTGTTCGGCACCAACTCCGAAGGCAATTCGCTGTCCGTCGGCGAGAAAAAGCACTTGCTGGATGCGTTGATCGACTCTGGCATCGCACTCGAACGATTGATGCCGGGCACTGGTTGCGCGGCACTCAGCGATTCGGTCGAGCTGACTCGCCACGCGCTGCAGCGCGGCTGCCATAACGTGTTGATGCTGCCGCCGTTTTACTACAAGGGCGTCAGTGACGAAGGACTGTTTCGCAGCTACGCGGAGATCATCGAGCGGGTCGGTTCGACCGATCTGCGTATCTACCTGTATCACATTCCGCCGGTATCGCAGGTGCCGATCAGTCTCGCGCTGATCGAACGATTGCTACACGCGTATCCCGGCGTCATCGCCGGCATCAAGGATAGCTCCGGCGACTGGAACAATACTCGTGCGATGCTCGAACGTTTTCAGCCGCATGGATTCGATGTATTTGCCGGCAGCGAGAACTTTCTGCTCGCGACGCTGCGCGCGGGTGGCGTCGGCTGCATCACGGCGACGGGCAACGTCAATCCGGCACGTATCGTCGAGTTGTATCGCCACTGGCAGGACGCCGATGCCGATGCACGTCAGAAGGCACTCGATGCGACGCGCGCCGCGTTTGCGCGATATCCGATGATCCCCGCATTGAAGGCGGCCATCGCGATCTATTCGAACGATTCGGGATGGGGCACGGTGCGCCCGCCGTTGGTCGAACTCAACGAGACCGACCGCGCGGCACTCGGCGACCTGCTGAACGCGTCGGGCTTCACGATGCCCGGCATCGAGCAGGTCGCGGCGACAGTCTGATCATCCTTTACCGAGTGGCGGCCGGCCAGGAAACCCCGCCATATTGCTCAGTTGCGCCAGCTCGTTGGCCGCGTCGCGCAGCAGCACCGAGTACTCGTGAATCTTCTCGGCAGTCAGCCGCACACGTGGACCGGCCAGACTGATCACGCCGACGCAGCGCGAGCCGCTGACCACCGGCGTCGCCACCGCTGACATGCGCGGCGCAAACACCTCGTCGATCATCGCGTAACCCCGTACGCGCGCTGCGTGCAGAAAACCCAGCAGCGCTTTCAGCGTCGTCGGCGCATTGGGGCCGAACTCATTCGGCTGCCCGAAACCCTGCTTCAACACGAGGGCGATTGCCTGTTCGTCGGTCATCGTCATCAGCCACGCGTGTCCGGTCGACGTGCATGAAAGCCGCGCCGCCTGACCCATGTCGGGATCGTAGCGAAAGCCGACGCGCTGTCCGTCCGCCTTACCCACCCAGATAATCGCCTCGCCGTCGACCAGCGATAGCCGCGCCAGCTCACCGGTCTGCGCGGCAACGCGTTCGATGATCGGTTGAGCGATATCCGCGATGCCGGTCAGGCTCAGGAATTCGAGCCCGTTCGACGTCATGCGCATGGTCAGAATGTAACGGCTGTGGTCGACCAGTTGCCTGACATACCCGCCTTCGACGAGTTCGTTGAGCACGCGGTGGCACGTGCTGCGCGGCAACGACAACGCGTCGGCAATGGCCACGAGGCCCGCGCCCTCACCTTGCGACGCCAGGAAATCGAGAATCCTCAGGCCGGTTTTAAGCGACATTTCTCGTTGTTCTCACAATATAAAATGCAGTTCCGCTGCGGAACGCCCCTCCTTTACAGCGCAAACAATAGCACTTGTTCGTCGCCAGAAACGAACGTTTCAACATATCGAGAATTGGAGACAACATGTCATTTTTTGCTGACTCAGACCTCGCCGCTGAAGAGCAGTCGGCGCAGGCCCACTTGATGGCGCGTCGCGCGGTTGCAGGGGCAACCGTCGGTACGGCACTCGAATGGTTCGACTTCGCGCTGTATGGCGTGGTCGCGGCCACGATCTTTCCTAAGCTGTTTTTCCCGTCGCTGGACCCGACCGCCTCGCTGCTCGCATCACTCGCGAGCTTTTGGGCCGGGCTCGCCGCGCGCCCGCTCGGCGCGGTGATCTGCGGGATGCTCGGCGACCGTTGGGGGCGCCGCAAGCTGATGCTGGTCACCGTATCGGTGATGGGTGCGTCGTCGTTCCTGATGGGCTTGCTGCCCACCTACCACCAGGTTGGCATCCTCGCGCCGACGTTGCTGGTCTCGCTGCGGATCATCCAGGGTTTCGCGCTCGGCGGAGAATCGACGGGCGCGCAACTGATGGCGGTCGAACATGCGTCCGCCACGCGACGTGGATGGTATTCGGGCCTGCTCGGCATCTGCTCGCCGCTCAGCCAGATTCTCGCCAATTTCGCGCTCTTCACGTTGGCCGCGCTGCTTTCGTCGGACGACTTCGATGCGTGGGGATGGCGAGTCCCGTTCCTCGCGAGCTTCGTGCTCGTGCTGCTGGGCATCTATATCCGCAGGAAGGTTAGCGAGACGCCGGCGTTCGAAGCGCTCGGCAAGAGCGGTGCGCGAACCCGTGCGGCTAATCCGCTCGGTATCGTCTTCAAGTATCACTGGCGCACCGCGCTGCGTCTGACGCTGTTCTTTTGCGGACCGGCCGCGCTGTTCTATCTGATCGTGGTGTTCTCTCTCAGCTATCTGACGAAACATCTCGGCGTGCCGAAGCAGACGGGTTTCATGCTGTTGATGGTCGCCAATGTGTGCGCGATCGTCGGCGCGCTGGCGGGCGGCTATCTGAGCGATCGGATCGGACGCAAACGTGCGCTGATGCTCGGCTCGTTCTGCACGCTGATCTGCTGTCTGATCTATTTCCCGATTCTCAACCAGAACTCGATCGCGATGACGATGGCCGTGATGGGCGCGTTCCTCGGCTTCACACAGTTCCAGAGCGGCATCCAGCCGGTATGGTTCGCCGAGTCCTTTCCGACCGAGGCGCGCTACACCGGCTCCGCGCTGTCGTACTCGGGCGCCAATCTGCTCACCGGCGGCCCGATGCCGATCGTCGCCGTCGCGCTGCTCAATGCTTTTAACGGCTCCCCGTGGGCGATCGTAGCGGTCTGCGGCTCGCTGAATCTGCTGTCGTTCCTGATGATCGCGATATCCCGTGAAACTCGCGGCACGGCCCTGGAACGCTCTTCGACACATTGAAACCATGACTCGCAAACTCTACATCCTCAACGGCTCCAACCTGAATATGCTGGGCGTCAGGGAGCCTCAGCTTTACGGCAGTACCACGCTGAAGGACATCGAACAGAACTGCCTGACGCTCGCCGATGCGCTGAAATTCGATTGCGTATTCCGCCAGACCAACAGCGAAAGCGAGTTGATCGACTGGATTCAGGAAGCGTTCCTGCAGGACGCCGCGCTGATCATCAATCCGGCTGGCTTTTCATTCGGTCGCATTCCGGTGCTCGACGCGGTCAAGCTCATTCGCCGGCCGGTCGTGGAGTTGCATATCACCAATATCCACAAGCGCTCGGAAGAATATCGGCACTCGACGATTTCGGTGGCGGCCACCGCGGTGATCTGCGGCGCGGGAGCGAACGGATATCTGCTCGCGATTCGTGCGATTGACGATTTGTGGGGCAGTCAGAGTTGAGGCGGTAAAGCACGCGCCGGACGTGGGTCGGTCCGGCGCCATTCCCGAAGTACGGCTCGGCGCCACGATCGCACCCAGCCCAACACAATCGAGCACGACCTCCAGAAACCCGACGCAGCTCGAACATCCATCCCCCACCCGCCACCCAACAGCCCCGATACAGCGGGGCTTTCAGGCCTTCTGCAGCCGATTCAGGAAAGCGACATCACGTAAGGAATAAAACGTTTGCCAGGGCGTTCTGGAATTGTCTCGGAACTCAAATCGCCCCAAGGACACATTGATGAAAGTCGCCATCCTGACCCGAAGCGCCGCTTTATTCCACTCGATCAAAGAATTTTTCGAAACCCGCGATCAGTTCACCTGCGTGCAATGCGCGGACCTGCCGGCCGTGGCATCGCTTAGCCGAGGCGACCTCGCGCTCGTCATCGTGGATTCCGGCAATGACCCGCGCTTGTATATGTCGCTGTTGTCGTGGCGAATCTGCCATTGCCTCTTCACCTTGCCGTGTATCGTGATCGGCCATTGCTTCGACAGCGCCAGCATGATCGATGCGTTCAGCGCAGGCGTCGACGATATCGTCGTCGGGCCGTTGAACCTGACCGAACTGTACGCGCGCTCCATCAGCACGCTGGATCGCTATCGCAGCGTCAACACGCAAAGGCCCGATCGCATCGATTTCGGCCCGTATTCGCTGGACAAACAGGCCGGCACCGTCACACGCGACGGCATCCTAATCGCTCTGACTGCATTCGAATTCGCGGTGACCTGGCTGTTCTTTTCCAATCCGGGCAAAGTTCTCACGCGAAACTATATTGCGCATGCGATCTGGGGCAAGGACCTCGACCTCGTGTGGCGAACCCTCGAACAGCACATCCATAAGATGCGGCGCAAGCTGAAGCTGGGTAATGCCAGCGACGTACGCATCAAAACGGTCTACTCGCTCGGCTACCGTCTCGAATTCGACGACAACAGCGAACACGCTGAAGCGATCAAAAGTGATTCGGCCGGATATGGTCGAAACAGTGCAAATTCAGTACATCTTCGCCAGGATATGTTTGCTCGAATTCGACCCGTTAATCAAAACCATGTAGGGCAGCATTCGATCTCCTGAATCGCCAGCACGCTATAGCTACCTCTCTACTGACCGTTACACACATCGATAGGCCCATGGCTCACGAGCTGCGAAGCTCGTATTCCTCGATGTCAACTCATTGATTCAGGCCTTGCTCAGCACGAGCAATGCAATCAGCGCACTGCGTCGTGCGCCGACCGTGTTCGTCTTCGAGATACGTAGCCATGCCAATTTAAATTAAGGCTAATAGAAGGAATAAAGAGCGCTTCAACGACATGCAATCAGTCCAATAACGTTCGACAGATTTTTCGGAATAAACGCAAAAGGCAAGGCGTTTTGCGTAGGCAACAACGAATCGACCCATCACCCACCAATCAGGAATTAACATGCGCACACTTGCAACCGCTCTTTCACTTGCAGCCGTTACGGCATTCGGTCTCTCCGCGTGCGGCGGCAGCAGTTCGGATTCCAATCCACCGCCGCCCGCCTCCACCGCCGGCACGTTCAAGGAAACTGTTCTCGTCTCCGACGGCAGCGTCAGCGCACCGAACATCGATCCCAATCTGAAGAACGGTTGGGGCGTCGCGTTCAATCCGACCGGCACGTTCTGGGTCGCGGACAACAACACGCAGAAGTCGACGCTCTATGACGGCAATGGCGTGGTCCAATCGCTCGTCGTCACGATTCCGCCCGCTGCGAGCGGCAAGCTTGCAAGCCCCACCGGCATGCTGTTCAATAGCACGCCCGACTTCTCCATCACCGCGAATGGCGCCACCTCCAACGCGGTGTTCATGTGGGCGACACTCGCCGGCACGATTGCCGCATGGTCGCCGAAGGTACTGCCGACCCAGGCTGTCACCGTGCATGACGACGGTGCAGGCGCGGCCGAATACACGGGGCTCACCATTGCGAGCAACGCGGGCGCGAGCACGCTGTACGCCGCCGACTTCCACAATGGCAAAGTCGATATGTTCGACAAGACGTTCACGAAGCTGTCGGTTGCGGGTGCCTTCACCGATCCGACTATTCCGGCCGGCATGAACCCATTCGGTATTCAGGCGATCGGCAGCACGATTTTCGTGTCGTACGCGAAGCTCGGACCGGACGGTCTGAAGCAGCAGAACGGCGCGGGCAACGGTATCGTCGATGCGTATGATCTGTCGGGTCATCTGCTTCGCCGCATCGCCAGCGGTGGCGTGTTGAATTCGCCGTGGGGCATGGCTGTCGCGCCGGCCAAATTCGGCGCTGTCAGCAATGATCTGCTGATCGGCAATTTCGGCGACGGCACCATCAATGCGTTCGATCCGAATACCGGTGCACCGAAGGGCGCGCTCACGCAAACGGACGGAACCAAGGTGACGCAGCCGGGCCTGTGGGGTATCGAGTTCGGCAACGACGTCGATAATCAGCCGTCCAACACGCTGTTCTTCGCGGCAGGCCCGACGCCGACAACCGGTGTGTTCGGTCGCATCGATAGCTCGCAATAACATCGTTCGATAAGAAAAAGCGCCGGGCCAGAAGAAGTTCTGACCCGGCGCTTCATGACGTCATCAAACCGCGGCAAGACTGCGGCAGCGAAGGTCTTTAATGTCCACTCATGCCGGCAACCGCCTCTTCACGCGTGCGGCGCTCGTACGACACGCGATATGTCGCGGATCGCGCGGCAAGCAGCGGATCGGCGGATGGCGCGATGCCGTCGGGCAGCATCGTCGGATCGAACACGATATCGCGGCACGGACCATCGACTTGTGTCTGCGCCCGCTCGATAACCAGCGTGCCCACGTCGATGCGTGGCCGCCGCGACGTTGTCGCCCATTGTCGTGTCGAGTCATCGATCACGTCGCCCGGCATCGCAATGTTCAGCATCAGATGCCAGCGCAACGGGCCGTTAGAAAGTTGCGCCATCAGGCCGTAAAGCAGGAAGTCCGGATCGCGTCGCTGCTGTGCATCGGCGGGAACATAGGCATTGTCGGGCACCACCTCCCAGCGCACGAAGCGATTGATACCGTGCACGTCGGTCATCCGGAACGCGCTGATGCCGTAGTACGTCGCGTTGTCGTAACGGGATGACGGCGGATGTTGATCGACGAACCGATCAAACGCGCGGACCTCCGGATGGCTGTTCAGAAACGCCTGCATTTTCGCGGGGTCTGCACGACCGGTCCGCGGATCGCGCGCGTCCGCGTTCAGTTGCTCGAACAACGCCTGCGGCGTGCGTACGGCGAAGATCGGTACGGAGTTCATCGCGAGGCGCCAGTCTTCGCCGCGCGGTAGCGCCATACGCAGCGCAAAGCTGCGCACCGCGCCGTTGCTGTCGTTTTCGCGGGGATCGCTGCCGGGCATCGACAGCCGCCCGACCACCGGATAACGGCCGCGCACGAACGCACTGGCGCGCGACACCAGTTCGCCCTGTCCATTGCTGTCGAAATAGCCGCTTACGCACACGCCTTTCGCGTGATTGCGCCGGAAGCCGGGATGCGGTGTCGTGGTCGCCTCGAACGCATCGACGATGCGCGGCGCGCTCAGCCGTGATGAAAACCATCCGCCACACCAGACGAACAGCGCGGCGAGCGTCGCGGGTACCCCGACGACTACGAACCATCGCAGCGCCAGATCAAACCGTTGAGCGCGGGGCGCCAACTCGCGCGAGCGCCCGGCCTTCATCGGGCCCGCGTGGCCGGAGATCGAAGCTCGCGGCAACGCGGCATCGGCGTTGCGAGTCGACATGAAACGCAACGTTGAACGCAACGTGGAATGCGACGACGTGCCAACTGATCAATAGCCCGGTACATGTGCTCGACGCCGGCCGGATCAGCCCCGGCGAATGTCGTTACGCGCGTCGTTGCTGCTGACGGTGGCCGACACTTCGCCGTTGTACAGCTGCTTGCCGAGCGCGCCGAGATCGGCGGCAGCAGGCTCGCTAATCAGCGCGTAGCCGAGTTGCCCGCGACGCCACGTGACCACCTTCATGCCGTCGACGCTGGTACTCGACGGCGCCGCGTCGGCCTTCGCCTCTTTCAGCACGCACAGCGCGACCGGATTGCCCTTCTCGGGCAGATAGACGATCTGCACCAGCGGCTTGCCGTGAAACCGCAGCCGCTGTACGCGCTTGAACGTCAGACCCTGACTGCTCAGATCGGGAATCTGCAACGCGAGATTATCGACCTCGCGAATATCGGAGACCGTGCGCGCGGTCACCTGCGAATCGGGTTGCAACTGCGCGATCGTATCGCGCGTGTAAAGCTGCTGATAGGCCGCTGCCGCGCTGACCCACGGCGACATGC
This region includes:
- a CDS encoding type II 3-dehydroquinate dehydratase encodes the protein MTRKLYILNGSNLNMLGVREPQLYGSTTLKDIEQNCLTLADALKFDCVFRQTNSESELIDWIQEAFLQDAALIINPAGFSFGRIPVLDAVKLIRRPVVELHITNIHKRSEEYRHSTISVAATAVICGAGANGYLLAIRAIDDLWGSQS
- a CDS encoding response regulator transcription factor is translated as MKVAILTRSAALFHSIKEFFETRDQFTCVQCADLPAVASLSRGDLALVIVDSGNDPRLYMSLLSWRICHCLFTLPCIVIGHCFDSASMIDAFSAGVDDIVVGPLNLTELYARSISTLDRYRSVNTQRPDRIDFGPYSLDKQAGTVTRDGILIALTAFEFAVTWLFFSNPGKVLTRNYIAHAIWGKDLDLVWRTLEQHIHKMRRKLKLGNASDVRIKTVYSLGYRLEFDDNSEHAEAIKSDSAGYGRNSANSVHLRQDMFARIRPVNQNHVGQHSIS
- a CDS encoding dihydrodipicolinate synthase family protein; translated protein: MSNAAPRPHGVYSPVVTPFHANLQPDYERYVRHCRWLVAQDVGLAVFGTNSEGNSLSVGEKKHLLDALIDSGIALERLMPGTGCAALSDSVELTRHALQRGCHNVLMLPPFYYKGVSDEGLFRSYAEIIERVGSTDLRIYLYHIPPVSQVPISLALIERLLHAYPGVIAGIKDSSGDWNNTRAMLERFQPHGFDVFAGSENFLLATLRAGGVGCITATGNVNPARIVELYRHWQDADADARQKALDATRAAFARYPMIPALKAAIAIYSNDSGWGTVRPPLVELNETDRAALGDLLNASGFTMPGIEQVAATV
- a CDS encoding MmgE/PrpD family protein is translated as MNRRSFVSMLSTLAASGLGFPMTALRAEETKNIAERLADYTYSLTYDDLDPATIEAVKTHLADALGCGVAALKQRPVEIAREVALADSGGNGTSTVMGTSARTSPALAAFANGAAIRYYDLNDVYAGKEIGHPSDNATACLAQGEAQKAHGRDVILAIAIAYEIDCRLMDGASASSRGWDHPIYSLPAAALASGKLMKLTPAQLTQAVNIAINGHIALNQTRVQTMSNWKGLADADATRNGVFAAELARGGITGPSPIFEGEAGLFKQVTGPFTVDTSAFGNKTQRFKIRDCAVKFYPAQVLTQTAIIAGIDVAKQVGDLSRITAIEIRTSQQGRFTAGLDKEKWAPASSETADHSLPYVTVRAMLDGDIGLNSYRQEALHDPKALALMKRTTVVADPELTKLFPKYYVTVVTATLDNGKTYSKRVDDVPGFATHPMTRADFEVKFHKNADDVIGAQQANAALALLWDFENLDDISKLFTPFVLPA
- a CDS encoding HpcH/HpaI aldolase/citrate lyase family protein — its product is MKSKLFVPGSRPELFPKALASQADGLSFDLEDAVARDAKPRARAHLQELLQSGATRESGKTIVVRVNAFDTPYFIDDVRAVVRNGVDMINLPKPDSPEQIRQVLAEITSAEASNRVDRPIKLLLNIETPRALRIAYELASADLRVAGLQLGMVDLFEPNDIDRSNKSIVQHVMLAVKMAASEAGIFAYDSSFADIQDPEGFRAEAAFSHGLGYLGKSCIHPSQIALANATFRPTDAQIAHALKVVEAAAVAERNGVGAYKVDGKMVDVPIVIRARAIVAAASASGLLNNDTVDEEVTK
- a CDS encoding LysR family transcriptional regulator, producing the protein MESKFLSHFLLVVDTGSIAEAARRLDLTPAGVAQQIHALEKELGTRLLARAGRTVRPTEAGYRLIERCRPLLQEIDGLKLHVNQEQTAGEIRVGAINTALHSIIPDMMASFSVQYPNVNVSIHFDTSVRLFRAVESGELDLAVCLHPSFDLTKDFEWEQLREEPLMVLAPTAWRERDPHELLRNEPLIRYRSALGGEKQANLYLRKHGIVPRERFQLSSLVAIAMMVERRLGVSIIPDTSSPLTKRLKVTSIALPDEVEQRRFGMIWPRSSAHMRLIAGLIKAAHEALRNET
- a CDS encoding CaiB/BaiF CoA transferase family protein; protein product: MSGRQPESATLPWQRKGPEGPLSGIRVLDLSAYIAAPYACTLLGDQGAEVIKIEPPKGDNLRHYPSTLESESRAFMGINRSKVSIVLDLKQPADLATLLNIVRTADVLVHNFRPSVAPRLGIGYDALAELNPRLIYCAISGYGEQGPLAEKAGYDQVLQTMTGMCHFQGKSGEKPQIIYGSVVDYYAAALLAGGVASALYERERSGRGQYVGVSLLRAALTMQSARMVWVDGESRDVGREMRSGGITGIHPTGNGYLYISANTPHFWTSLCNKVGLPELAENERYNTVRKRASHEKELVALLREALKARSAAEWEVLFGEEVPCSRAATLEDMFDSPQVQAENMIADFEHSVAGRYRGFARAIKFGRTPGPQPFSAPTLGEHSETVRANFTDEVAAVEHPGNT
- a CDS encoding MFS transporter, with amino-acid sequence MSFFADSDLAAEEQSAQAHLMARRAVAGATVGTALEWFDFALYGVVAATIFPKLFFPSLDPTASLLASLASFWAGLAARPLGAVICGMLGDRWGRRKLMLVTVSVMGASSFLMGLLPTYHQVGILAPTLLVSLRIIQGFALGGESTGAQLMAVEHASATRRGWYSGLLGICSPLSQILANFALFTLAALLSSDDFDAWGWRVPFLASFVLVLLGIYIRRKVSETPAFEALGKSGARTRAANPLGIVFKYHWRTALRLTLFFCGPAALFYLIVVFSLSYLTKHLGVPKQTGFMLLMVANVCAIVGALAGGYLSDRIGRKRALMLGSFCTLICCLIYFPILNQNSIAMTMAVMGAFLGFTQFQSGIQPVWFAESFPTEARYTGSALSYSGANLLTGGPMPIVAVALLNAFNGSPWAIVAVCGSLNLLSFLMIAISRETRGTALERSSTH
- a CDS encoding IclR family transcriptional regulator; this translates as MSLKTGLRILDFLASQGEGAGLVAIADALSLPRSTCHRVLNELVEGGYVRQLVDHSRYILTMRMTSNGLEFLSLTGIADIAQPIIERVAAQTGELARLSLVDGEAIIWVGKADGQRVGFRYDPDMGQAARLSCTSTGHAWLMTMTDEQAIALVLKQGFGQPNEFGPNAPTTLKALLGFLHAARVRGYAMIDEVFAPRMSAVATPVVSGSRCVGVISLAGPRVRLTAEKIHEYSVLLRDAANELAQLSNMAGFPGRPPLGKG